Proteins encoded by one window of Cannabis sativa cultivar Pink pepper isolate KNU-18-1 chromosome 4, ASM2916894v1, whole genome shotgun sequence:
- the LOC133037354 gene encoding squalene epoxidase 3-like, with translation MVMVVIKQPHLVFGVRSHFPTQSHPHFHFHSQPFPATHLPKTPLFFLHKSSSTSKDQGPATTLTLLSSIQLIHHHHTTNITLLSPHSPLLSSSSGYRFLLPPKMVPLDPYVFWTFLASFLGFLALCVLRRRNAGVEKNKTTATQTLLSRQEARISGDERDSRAVPGSDTDVLIVGAGVAGSALACTLGKDGRRVRVIERDLTEPDRIVGELLQPGGYLKLVELGLEDCVEEIDAQRILGYALFKDGKNTSLSYPLEKFHADVAGRSFHNGRFIQRMREKAATLPNVQLEQGTVTSLIEEDGTIKGVQYKTKDGEEHKAYAPLTIVCDGCFSNLRRNLCEPKVQVPSCFVGLVLENCQLPYANHGHVILADPSPILFYPISSTEVRCLVDVPGQKVPSVANGEMAKYLKTVVAPQIPPQIQEAFISAVDKGNIRTMPNRSMPANPHPTPGALLLGDAFNMRHPLTGGGMTVALSDIVVLQELLSPLRDLNNADSLCKYLESFYTLRKPVASTINTLADALYKVFSASPDQARKEMRQACFDYLSLGGTCSTGPVALLSGLNPRPLSLVLHFFAVAIYGVGRLLFPFPSPKRMWIGARLISSASGIIFPIIKAEGLRQMFFPATIPAYYRAPPVKGDTESK, from the exons ATGGTAATGGTAGTAATTAAACAACCACATCTTGTCTTCGGTGTTAGATCCCATTTTCCAACTCAATCACATCCACATTTTCATTTCCATTCACAGCCATTTCCAGCAACTCACCTCCCTAAAACCCCTCTCTTCTTCCTCCATAAATCTTCCTCCACCTCCAAGGACCAGGGACCAGCGACCACCCTCACCCTCCTCTCCTCCATCCAATTAATCCACCATCATCACACAACCAACATCACCCTTCTATCCCCACATTctcctcttctttcttcttcttctgggtATCGTTTTTTGCTTCCGCCCAAGATGGTGCCCCTCGATCCCTACGTTTTCTGGACTTTCCTTGCCTCCTTTTTGGGTTTTTTGGCTCTCTGCGTTCTACGTCGCCGTAATGCGGGTGTCGAGAAGAACAAGACGACGGCCACCCAGACCCTTTTGAGTCGTCAAGAAGCCAGGATCTCCGGTGACGAAAGAGATTCCAGGGCCGTTCCGGGGTCTGATACCGACGTTTTAATTGTCGGTGCTGGCGTTGCTGGCTCCGCTCTCGCGTGCACTCTCGGCAAG GATGGAAGGAGAGTTCGTGTAATTGAAAGAGATTTGACCGAGCCAGATAGAATTGTGGGTGAGCTTCTTCAGCCAGGGGGGTATCTGAAGCTGGTAGAATTGGGTCTTGAAG ATTGTGTGGAGGAAATTGACGCTCAGAGAATACTAGGATATGCTCTTTTCAAGGATGGGAAGAACACCAGTCTTTCATATCCTTTGGAGAAGTTTCATGCAGATGTAGCTGGGAGGAGTTTCCACAATGGGCGTTTTATACAAAGAATGAGAGAAAAAGCTGCTACTCTTCCCAA TGTTCAGTTAGAGCAAGGTACTGTGACATCCTTGATCGAAGAAGATGGGACAATTAAAGGGGTTCAATACAAAACAAAGGATGGTGAAGAACACAAAGCTTATGCTCCTCTAACAATTGTTTGTGATGGCTGCTTCTCGAATTTGCGGCGCAATCTGTGTGAGCCTAAG GTGCAAGTGCCTTCTTGTTTTGTAGGTTTAGTTTTGGAGAACTGTCAACTCCCTTATGCAAATCATGGGCATGTTATTTTAGCTGATCCTTCTCCGATTTTGTTTTATCCAATAAGTAGCACTGAGGTTCGCTGTTTGGTTGATGTGCCTGGTCAAAAGGTGCCTTCTGTTGCTAATGGTGAGATGGCCAAGTACTTGAAGACTGTGGTGGCACCACAG ATACCACCCCAAATTCAAGAAGCCTTCATATCAGCTGTTGATAAAGGAAACATTAGAACCATGCCAAACAGAAGTATGCCTGCCAATCCACATCCTACTCCGGGAGCTCTTCTACTGGGTGATGCTTTCAACATGCGTCATCCTTTGACTGGCGGAGGAATGACTGTAGCTCTATCTGATATTGTTGTTCTACAGGAACTTCTCAGTCCATTGCGAGACTTAAACAATGCAGATTCATTGTGCAAATATCTCGAGTCCTTTTACACTTTGCGCAAG CCTGTGGCATCTACAATAAACACATTAGCAGATGCCTTGTACAAGGTATTCTCTGCCTCTCCTGATCAGGCAAGGAAGGAGATGCGCCAAGCATGTTTTGACTATCTAAGCCTTGGGGGTACTTGTTCAACAGGACCAGTGGCCTTACTTTCTGGTCTAAATCCTCGCCCTTTAAGTTTAGTTCTCCATTTTTTCGCTGTGGCTATATATGGTGTTGGTCGCCTTCTATTTCCATTTCCATCACCCAAACGAATGTGGATTGGAGCTAGATTGATTTCG aGTGCATCAGGTATTATATTTCCCATAATCAAGGCAGAAGGACTGCGGCAGATGTTTTTCCCAGCAACTATACCAGCATATTACAGAGCTCCTCCCGTCAAGGGTGATACCGAGAGCAAATGA